A window from Aulosira sp. FACHB-615 encodes these proteins:
- a CDS encoding TrkH family potassium uptake protein, with amino-acid sequence MTVSRTICLGFMAVITVGTILLMLPISTSDGSWNNLVVALFTSTSAVCVTGLSVVDPGTYFSFWGQLFIALLVQIGGLGYMTTTTFLILLIGHKFDLRQKMAIQQALDRPGMQGSAQVIRSIIATTLIFEITGIFLLLPVFVPQYGWLQGLWLAIFHSVNSWNNAGFSLFKDNLIGYQTSVLVVFTVTTLIIFGGIGYQVILEMYLWLRDRILKQKTILVLSLDFKVATSTTLILLILGTIAFFCIEIRNPETFGNLDLGGQFLVAWFQSVTPRTAGFNTIDIAKMTTAGLFITIALMFIGASPGGTGGGIKTTTLRVLTSCTKAILQGKEEVLLYDRKIAISLILKAVGVLVGSVATVILATVLISLTDPKLDFIQILFEVVSAFATVGLSTGITGTVSTAAKLILIITMYIGRVGVLLLMSAILGDPRPTRIHYPEENLLVG; translated from the coding sequence ATGACTGTTTCGCGGACAATTTGCTTGGGTTTTATGGCTGTCATCACTGTCGGCACGATTTTGTTGATGCTGCCAATTTCAACTAGTGACGGCAGTTGGAATAATTTAGTGGTGGCATTGTTCACCTCAACATCTGCCGTTTGTGTGACTGGTTTATCAGTTGTTGACCCTGGGACTTATTTTTCTTTTTGGGGTCAGTTGTTTATTGCCTTGTTAGTTCAAATTGGTGGTTTGGGATATATGACAACCACTACATTTTTGATTTTGCTGATTGGGCATAAATTTGACCTGCGGCAAAAAATGGCGATTCAACAAGCATTAGACAGACCAGGAATGCAAGGTAGCGCCCAAGTGATTCGCTCAATTATTGCCACGACTTTAATTTTTGAAATTACTGGGATATTTTTACTTTTGCCTGTTTTTGTACCGCAATATGGTTGGTTACAAGGGCTATGGTTAGCGATTTTTCATAGTGTGAATTCTTGGAATAATGCAGGATTTAGTTTATTTAAAGATAACTTGATTGGTTATCAAACATCTGTGTTAGTAGTTTTCACAGTCACGACATTAATTATCTTTGGCGGTATCGGTTATCAAGTTATTTTAGAAATGTATCTTTGGTTGCGCGATCGCATTCTCAAACAAAAGACAATTTTAGTACTTTCTTTAGACTTTAAAGTTGCCACCAGCACAACTTTAATTCTGTTAATTCTCGGCACAATTGCCTTTTTTTGTATTGAAATTAGGAATCCTGAAACTTTTGGTAACTTAGACTTAGGCGGTCAGTTTTTAGTAGCTTGGTTTCAATCAGTCACTCCTAGAACTGCCGGATTCAACACTATAGATATTGCTAAAATGACCACTGCTGGTCTATTCATTACCATTGCTTTGATGTTTATTGGTGCTAGTCCTGGTGGTACAGGCGGGGGGATAAAAACCACAACTTTGCGAGTTTTGACAAGTTGTACAAAAGCAATTTTGCAAGGTAAAGAAGAAGTTTTATTGTATGACCGCAAAATCGCTATCTCTTTAATATTGAAAGCCGTGGGTGTATTGGTTGGTTCTGTAGCTACGGTAATTTTGGCAACGGTTCTAATTTCTTTAACAGATCCAAAGTTAGACTTTATTCAAATTTTATTTGAAGTAGTATCCGCCTTTGCTACCGTTGGTCTTTCTACAGGGATTACAGGTACAGTCTCCACCGCCGCTAAACTAATATTAATTATCACCATGTACATTGGTAGAGTTGGGGTTCTCTTGTTAATGTCCGCGATTTTAGGCGACCCCCGCCCGACAAGAATTCACTATCCTGAAGAAAACCTATTGGTGGGATAG
- a CDS encoding methyltransferase domain-containing protein yields the protein MNTTLYQQIQQFYDASSGLWEEVWGEHMHHGYYGADGTQPKDRRQAQIDLIEELLNWADVKTATNILDVGCGIGGSSLYLAEKFHARTTGITLSPVQAARATERAQEMLLQVRSKFLVANAQAMPFADDSFDLVWSLESGEHMPDKTQFLQECYRVLKPGGTLIMATWCHRATDDAPLTADEQKHLQDIYRVYCLPYVISLPEYEAIAHQLPLKNIRTADWSVAVAPFWNVVIDSAITPSAIFGLLRSGWNTIQGALALGLMSRGYESGLIKFGLVCGNK from the coding sequence ATGAATACAACACTATATCAGCAAATTCAGCAGTTTTACGATGCTTCTTCGGGTTTATGGGAAGAAGTTTGGGGCGAACACATGCACCACGGCTACTACGGTGCAGATGGAACGCAACCAAAAGACCGCCGTCAAGCACAAATTGATTTAATTGAAGAATTGCTGAATTGGGCAGATGTCAAAACAGCAACTAACATTTTGGATGTGGGTTGTGGTATTGGCGGTAGTTCTTTATATTTAGCCGAAAAGTTTCATGCTCGGACTACTGGTATTACTTTAAGTCCTGTGCAGGCGGCGAGAGCCACAGAACGCGCCCAAGAAATGCTGTTACAGGTAAGAAGTAAGTTTTTAGTGGCTAATGCTCAAGCTATGCCCTTTGCAGATGATAGTTTTGATTTGGTTTGGTCACTGGAAAGTGGCGAACACATGCCTGATAAAACCCAGTTTTTGCAAGAATGTTATCGGGTATTAAAACCGGGTGGGACTTTAATTATGGCGACTTGGTGTCATCGAGCCACAGATGATGCACCCTTAACAGCAGATGAACAAAAGCATTTGCAAGATATTTATCGGGTGTATTGTTTGCCTTATGTAATTTCCTTACCGGAGTATGAAGCGATCGCTCATCAACTACCATTAAAAAATATCCGCACTGCTGATTGGTCAGTTGCGGTTGCACCATTTTGGAATGTCGTAATTGATTCCGCAATCACACCTAGTGCAATTTTTGGCTTGTTGCGTTCTGGCTGGAATACCATTCAAGGAGCCTTAGCACTAGGGTTAATGAGTCGCGGTTATGAAAGTGGGTTAATTAAGTTTGGTTTGGTGTGCGGGAATAAGTAG
- a CDS encoding Uma2 family endonuclease, with protein MNTVVLNLEPIAHLSDEQFYQLCLANRDLSLEMSAAGELIIVPPVGGESGNQEAGLITDLEIWNRQAKLGKVFSSSTIFILPNGAKRSPDAAWVKLARWEALTPEQRKKFPPLVPDFAIELRSETDRLKSLQEKMQEYIENGLRLGWLINYQDGTVEIYRLAQPVEVIQIPTILSGEDVLPGFEMQLIL; from the coding sequence ATGAATACTGTGGTTCTCAATCTAGAACCGATAGCACATTTAAGTGATGAACAATTCTATCAATTGTGTCTTGCTAACCGTGATCTCAGCCTAGAAATGAGTGCAGCAGGAGAGTTGATTATTGTGCCACCAGTTGGAGGAGAAAGCGGAAATCAAGAAGCTGGCTTAATAACTGATTTAGAAATCTGGAACCGTCAAGCTAAATTAGGCAAAGTTTTTAGTTCTTCAACTATCTTTATATTACCGAATGGTGCAAAACGTTCTCCCGATGCAGCTTGGGTAAAATTGGCAAGGTGGGAAGCTTTAACACCAGAACAGCGTAAAAAATTCCCGCCACTTGTACCAGATTTTGCGATTGAACTGCGTTCCGAAACAGATAGGCTCAAATCTCTGCAAGAGAAAATGCAAGAATATATAGAAAATGGTTTGCGTTTAGGATGGCTGATTAATTATCAAGATGGCACAGTGGAAATTTATCGACTCGCACAACCTGTCGAAGTCATACAAATACCAACAATTCTTTCTGGAGAAGATGTATTACCGGGATTTGAAATGCAATTAATCTTATAG